A window of Aptenodytes patagonicus chromosome 1, bAptPat1.pri.cur, whole genome shotgun sequence genomic DNA:
GTTCAATGGCTATCTTCTCTATTCCATTTAACTATATCCTTCAAAATGTCTTCCGTAGTTTTCATACTGAATTTTTCATACTTACTGTACACTTTCTGCTATGTAAAGTTTCTTGTCTTATCAGTGCCATACCTCCACTCTGGTTTTACTCCATTCAGTTCATTAATAAGAATTGTTTTCTTCCTTAAGTCTGACAGAGTGatacttttcaattttttctctctaaaacatCAATTCTTCTGTTACTGTCTAGTATGTCAACTTATTTTCTAGACTATATAGGCacctttttctgaaatgtctcttCTGGTTTCAGAtaacaaagaatattttataagATTATTGTTGATCATTGTGTCTCTTCTATTACTGGCCAGCACAAGATTGAGGGAAgaatctccatttcttttttaagttgTCTTGAGGTCACTGCTTAAGATTATGCAAGCAGAATGAATTTTATTAGTGAattttggaaatggaaatttcCTTTTAggatgtaaataaatatttattctgtgaTCTTTTATCCAAGCTTTTTAGCTACTATTTGGAGTTATGATTTCACATCATtgtagaaaaaacagaaacttaaatgtacCTATGTAAGTTAGCACTTGGCTGTGTTAGCTGATGGAATATTGGAACtgatttttgtaaatgttttacCAAGAAGTAAATGCTTAATCTTTTTATGAATAAAACACTACTTTTCAGTCTTGTAGCTGATAGAAAGAAGTAAGGTAACTGaattaaaaagtctttttagtCTTATGTTTTGGGTATTGTCTAACCAGACATTTCAAACACTCATGTTTGCCTTCTCTCTTTCATTACTAGCATGTTTCAGAACGAGGTTTGCTCTCAAATGCCAAGATAAAGTTAATCTATTTATGAGCTACTATTTTCTGGTTTGAATAATCAGTAAGTACTGCTTTTAATACATTGGATTCCTGAGAGAAAACtattaaataaatggaaacacAGGTGTGTAACaatgcttttctctgtttctgaggAAATTAAATGTAGCTCATTGTCAGTTTGTACCTCCATTAAAGAGCGTAAACATCCCAattaataaaagacaaaaattttaGCCCTATGCCTTGTGTGGAAAAAACAACCTTCCTGTAAATGAAGAGATTATTGAAAAGTATATTATACCATTATTAAGAAGTTCTTCCTATACTTTTTTAACAGATTCTACTTTGCTGAAAAAATTGTTGTTAAATTTTTTTAGTGTATGTCTGTGAAGTGATGTAAGTTAAATATACACTAAGGTATTAAAGCTAAAAGGTGGATTTATTACTTCCTAAGGACCCTCAGATTTATAGAGTAGTATATCTGTGGAAGGAACAGCTATCCATTTTTACACATAGCTACACAAGAATCCCACTGCTCACCTGTAGCTTCTGTGGGGATTTTAACATGAAGAATGTCTTTGGTCATGGAGAAATAATGAATCTTTTTAGAGATTTGTTAGGCTAGTATCATGGAGAAGTTTCTGTGTAGATATTAAAGATGTTATGTTTATATGGATAGTAGGTCGTTCACAGTACTGCCGTTCAAAGCATTGCCATGTGTTCTACAAGATACAACTTCAGTATAGTAGATAAAATAATGCAATACAGATATAATGAAATAAAGGTCTGCAGACAGGCTAACATGTTGCTAATAGAATGGAAATACTtcacgcacacacaaaaaagtgtATCTAATAAAAGAATCAAACGATTCATTAATCAATATGCATATTGAAATCTAATTTAAGCGGGTTTAAACAGTCTCACCTCCAACATGCTTTTTGCCTTTAACATGTTCTTACAGTAAATAGAATTTGATCAAAAAAATCACTAAACTTAGTTTTCTGTTAGAAACATGTAAAATTTcaatttaaaggtatttagaACCTCAGTGGAATACTGAAGAATTGTAATGCTGTTGACATATAAGTTCATGAATAAATGGATGTTGATATTAACTTGAATGTACTAGTAAGTatgtctttttaaagttttaatctAATTCTGCaagcatttctttctgcagatCCTTTAGTAAGAGTGAGAACTCTTTGAAGGGATATCCTTGTTCTCATTATTGCTGTTGTATTCCTTCTACCCCATCAGTTAAGCACCCCTACCAAATCTCAAATGTTTTATTCTATGAGTGACTAAAAATTCTTGTAACCTATTGTAGAGACACTGTTGACCCTGTTCTTATGGATGTTTTCCTAGTATTTCTTAAAGTTTCACTTTTGAGTGATAGCAGTGAAGGCATATTTGCACGAATAAAGAATATTACTCGATGGTTAACTACAGAAGATGCATCTTGTTGGTTTGATGAAAACAAAAGCTCAGCATATTCTTTCAGAGATACTTTCAGACAAAGGAACGTATAAAGTTGTAAAATAGCTTCCTCAAGGTCATTTGAGAGGAGGATTGCAAAGCTACTTTAAGAAAATGCaattgtgtttctcttttttggggatataaaggaaataattcacatCCTAACAATTAGGAACAGGATAAtccatttcttcttaaaatgtaaGGTATATTTTCATTTGATATAGAACAATTCAAATATTTGTGAGATATATCTAGTTACATTTTAGCTCTCAGAAGTTTAGTGTGAAAATTCTtctatataaaaatgcattttatctgTCAACAAAAACTTTTAATAAGATgtttaaataaagtaaataaagctTGTACTTATTCTGTGGGGTGAAAGTCTTCTTATCGGTGCTCCCCATTAGACTTGTATTTGTGTGCTGTTTTATAACATTGTGCAGAGATGTTTTTGCCTGAAAAAATGAGATTCTCATTTCTGAGCTTTAAGAGTTGTAAGCTCTAAATGTAACTTGATTCCAAAGGTAAACATACAAGGTATACCTACAAGTTCTTGCTGACAAATACAATATCTGCTTGATGATGGGTCCCATTTTAGCTACCTTTTCTTGAGGAACAACTCTGCTCCAGGAGCTCTCCGTGCTGCTGAAATCTGTCATGTCATCACAGAGTTTAGCTGATAAATTTCAGTGTGCCTTTATGTGCGGTAGTGATTCATCAGGTTTGTAAACTTCCTTCTTCAGGGAAATATATCAACTCTATGAATATCCTAAGTTTGGGTAGTTTAAAATTAGTATCGGGTTCTTCTTTCTGCCTTTAACAACTTTGAAAATTAcctttacataatttaaaaatcctgGGATTTAACTAGAAAAATGACATCTTTAACATGAAAGCAAGTTATTCATTAGTACTaggtaaaatgaaattatttttccatgttaTAAGTATTTATAGACcaataatattttgaaagtatgCAGGAAACTATGAATAAGTGGAAAAGTTGATGTCTAAATACAAGAAGTAACTCTTCTTCTACCTACAAAAATTCTGTCAGCGATTCCACAGAAATGTTTACTTCAACCAAGTCTAGAAAGATAAAATGTATATTATTACAgagtttaaaaaatgttaaagtcTACTAAAGACTTACAAGAATGTTTGTTACTCCTATTTTTACTTTGTAATTCAAGCTATCTATGCATTCAGTGAATATTTACTTCCTTAAGCACAATATTCAGagataaccttttttttcttcatttttcctatttgtttttatatatatgaaccaaaataacataaaaatgttgctgttgcTTTCTTTGTCAGGAGGTGCCACATCTTTTTATCAGGTATCTTAATGGTCAGATGTCTTTTCTCTACTGGGCTTAGGAGTAGTCACTTTTTCCCTCGTAACAGAATTGCCTTTAGCTTGTAATCAACACTCTGATCAGCAGCTTCTTGTGCACACTTGCTTGCTTATGGGCCCAGCCCAACTCTCGTGAGAATTTTAGCTTCAATATGAGTAGTCAGGTATTCATTGttctcttttaattttgtttcatttcatttctactAATAATGTTTCTGTCTGTCATTTATTGCTTGTTACATTGTGAAAGCTGAGGAGGTTTGTAAACTAGTCAGCTGTTGTTGTAGCTAAACAGAAGTGTGCAGGTCCAGAAAGAAAACCTTAATATCATTTAAACTGTTCAAGCTATCTGAGTGCCCTGTATGGCCAGCCTAGAGTTTAGACATTATGAATAACTGGATTACCCTTTTGACTGAAGACAAAATATTGGATTTATATTATCTGAGTCTAAACATTGCATTTAGTTTTCAGGCTTCTGGGAAAATACCAAAGCAGCTCAAAGCTTGCTGTTACCAGTAGCTATCAATCTATTTCCCTATCAGTCCTATgtctccttcctgccctccttctctcttcttgCTCCCACAATAAGCAATGTGTAAAATATGGTTATTATTATGTGTAAGAAgtactttataaaaatatttattgtgtgGTTTATTGCTGTTATACAGCctaaaaccagcaaaaatatCCTATGTGCTCAGATTGGCATTTCAGCAGGAGAATATGTAAGGAGATATTTTATCAGACATTAGAATGAGTTTGTTTATTGTCAGACAGGAGCTCCCAGAatgttttttttagaaacaaacaagccaaaaactattttgattttaatcaaaaatgtatttgcctcataaaaaaaattcacataCTCACTGTGTCTACTCTACAGAATTTGTCCATTTCATTACACCATGTGTCAATCCTAGTATATCTGTTCACTGCAAAAACTCGTGGCTAGTGTGTGTAATACAGCACAGGAGGAGGTATTGCTCAGTTCCACTACttttatataataataaaaaaaaatacagaaaatgttcttGGCTATTTGCACTGTATTCCAGACTTAAAAGTCCCATGAAAGTTCtagaaaatgaagttaattttatttGGTTGGTAGAATACCCTTAGAAGCCAGTTAGTTAAAATTCTTCTCTTATGCTGAGTCGGTACATATTCCCATTTGTCGGCAGCAGCAAAGTCCAGGCATCTAGTTcctaaaagaaatactttttcttgttgcctttttaTTCAGCACAAATGCAGTcatgtgctttttatttcagaaattaagtGATATACTGACATATTTATGACATATTCGTTGGTACACCTATTACAGTTGCTTTTACTTCCAttgctgtgcttttttctttgccCACGTCCCAAAGACTGATTAGAGGAGGATAAAGCTCATTGAGTGAGAAGGATTGTTTCTTCAGGTAATTCTTTAGATAGCTGTGTCCAACATCATAGTTCATCTCTCGTGAGATGTAGCTGTAGAGATATATCACAGAGATGATTCCCAGAAGAGCACCAAGGCAGGCAAGGAATCCTATTATGTTGTTCTTTTCATAGCCTGTCACTGCCAAGTCCAGTCCTTTTGTGGTTACGTTGACACATTGTTTCTTATTCTGTGAATAGATAGTGGGAATATCTATACAAATTTTGTATTCAGTTGATGGATTTAGATGTGTAAGATTATATACCTTTATATCAGATGGTATTCGAGCGCTCCGTGCAGCCTGAGagttttcagctttcagaaaggctgtcCATCTAACACTGGACTTGAGAATTTTAGAACTTGCTTTCCATGAAACCAAAACAGAATTAGATTTTATATCTTTTATTTCAATATTCAAAGCTCCATTGCTGTCCTGAGGGAAAGAGCCATCCACTTTAATCATGACTGACTTTAGGTCTGCCCCAACTAAATTAGTTGCTATACATGTATATAAGCCACTTTCTTTTTGTGTTACATCACTTATGTCTAATGTTCCTTCAGAATGAATGTAGTATTTATTAGAAATAGTATTAGGCAAAAGTTTGTTTCCTGATGGTGTTATCCAGTAGATTTCAGGTTCTGGTtctgctgttgctctgcagtgtaaGGAAATATGGCTGCCAGCTTTTAAATCCAGAGTAGATGGAAAGCTTTCAGGAGCTATCAGGGGGAGACAGATTTCCATCATTTCCCGGAAGTGTATCTGTCTCACATTCTGGCCTTGGAATTCAGGAGGGTCTACACAAAACAGGGACTCCGGCTCCATGAAGCGAATGTTTGTTTTATTCATGTTGATCCAGCGGATGACACAATCGCATCTAATGGGATTGCTGTGTATACTAACTTCTTTGAGGTTAGGCAAGGATTCTATCGTACTGCGGTACAGGGCGCTCAGCGCGTTGCTGTTGAGCATGAGCGATTCCAGCTTGGGAAGTCTGTAGAACGCATTTGGATGAATGTATGATAATCTGGGGTTATTGGTAGcttctatttttcttaaatctgGCAAATTATCAACAGCAAGACTATCTATAGAAATCAGTTCAGGCATGTTATTAATTCCTAACTCTTTTAGGTGCAGCATATTGCTAAAATCTCCTCGTCGTATTCTGTTAATAGGATTCTTATTTAGATCCAGAAATTTAAGATTTGTAGCCTTTTGAAGAGCAATGTGGGGCACTCTGACAAATCTGTTGTCGTAAAAGGAGATGCTTTCTAAATTGTCAAGGCCAACCAAAGCATTATCTGGTATTTCAGTGAGATTTATGCCTGCTAAAACTAGGCTGCGCAGATTGATAAGAGGCTTAAAGTTCATATCTTCGATTCTGATTATTGGGTTTTCTCCAATCATGAGAATTTCAAGATTAGGAGTAGCTTCAAACCACTTCCTGTTGATCATTTGCAGACCATTTGAATTGAGGTGAAGTCTGAGAAGATTATTGAGGCCTATGAAAGCTCCCGGTGCGATCACAGAAAGCAGGTTATGATTAATATAAAGCTCTTGTAAATTGTGGAGTCCAGAAAGACATTCTTCAGGGAGTTCAGTAAGTTTGTTTTCTTCAAGGTACACTGAAAGCAACTGTGGTATCTTTCTAAGATTAATACTGGTCACTGAGGATAAATTGTTCTGAGATAAATCTAGACCAGTTAAATTCACTGGGAAATCTACTGAATGTTCAATTTTTGCAATATTATTAGTCTGTAGAAGTAGAACCTGTGTGTCGGCAGGCAGTCTGGCTGGAAAATTAAAAAGGCCTAAATCATTACAGTCCACTGTTGGAGCCTCCATATACACAGACCTGGGGGTGAACCATGGTCTGATCTCACATATACATGACTCGGGGcagtctgcttttttttctacAGCTTGTACTAGTGCAGTGATAACTAGGCcaagtagaaaattaattttgagttGCATGTCCTTCATCTTAGCTCAAATGTTCAGAAAAGTAACAGACCCTTTAGTATTCCACAGTTATGGTTTTGGAATTTAGTATGACCTGGTCAATTGATAAAACACACACTTGCATTTGTCAAATGATGATTGCGAAGGACTTTCTTCCTGAGGATAAGTGATAAATTTGCAACCAACTTGTCCAGTAGTAAGAGGCATTTTGTGGAGATGAAGGTCACTCTGTCCTTGATGACATAAAATTGATAAGCTTTGTGAAGATGAAGTATGTATAGATGGTCATAGGAGATTAAGCAATTCATTTATTTAGTAGTATTAACTTCAAATCCCATGATTGATTAGTGTTTGCAGGAATGACAGGATGACCTAAAATAtaagaagaggaaataattagTATAAGAAACTATAAAGTTATAAATTAATTTAGCCATCTTTTGCTCTCTAATGTTAATTATTgcaagtaagaaaagaaaatgactgtgGTGTCTAGAGTATTGTAGTGGTATCCAGATAGCATAAATGAAGTTAATATAGTAATATATCTTTAGACTTGTAGCCTGTCATACATCCAGTGGAGCATTGCTCTACAGAAGGATGAAGATCCACAAAGTATAAAGCAAAATACATCAGTGAGATTTTTCTACATATTTTATggtcctttaaaatattttcttttttctttcagttatcgCTAGAAGCAGACTGAGTTCTGTTGGCTTTGAAAATGTAAACACTGAGCAAAATCATACAGAGCATGAATATTTAACTTTTGAACATGAAGTTTATAAATATAAAGAACATAATTTATGTGTAATCAAAGGAAAGCGGAATGGTTGGATTAATACACATTCCTAATGATGACGTTCTTAGGCAAGCCTGTGAGATATTTATACAGAAATATACAAAATTGATAATCCACAGGTTTTataattttctaattctttttgtAGCTGCTGTTTaggaagaaaacttgtttttttctttaaagcgaTAATTAGAAAGAAATATGTACCTCATAGTAAATAGCTTGTCATCTTGGCAGATTCAGGCTAATTAATGGCTTGCTGATTTTGACTTCAATAACTTCAATTGTAAGGAATAATAACAACAGAAAAGTGTCTTTAGAgtgataagaaggaaaaaaatctgcactaGCAATTGCTTCTTTGAGATTCTTGCAGAGCTACAGACCAAATTTGCTATGAAGTTGCAGATTGTCTTCATGTCCCAAATTATAGCAAAGACTGAAGCTTTTAGCATCTTGAAGAATCAAATGTGTC
This region includes:
- the LRRN3 gene encoding leucine-rich repeat neuronal protein 3 yields the protein MKDMQLKINFLLGLVITALVQAVEKKADCPESCICEIRPWFTPRSVYMEAPTVDCNDLGLFNFPARLPADTQVLLLQTNNIAKIEHSVDFPVNLTGLDLSQNNLSSVTSINLRKIPQLLSVYLEENKLTELPEECLSGLHNLQELYINHNLLSVIAPGAFIGLNNLLRLHLNSNGLQMINRKWFEATPNLEILMIGENPIIRIEDMNFKPLINLRSLVLAGINLTEIPDNALVGLDNLESISFYDNRFVRVPHIALQKATNLKFLDLNKNPINRIRRGDFSNMLHLKELGINNMPELISIDSLAVDNLPDLRKIEATNNPRLSYIHPNAFYRLPKLESLMLNSNALSALYRSTIESLPNLKEVSIHSNPIRCDCVIRWINMNKTNIRFMEPESLFCVDPPEFQGQNVRQIHFREMMEICLPLIAPESFPSTLDLKAGSHISLHCRATAEPEPEIYWITPSGNKLLPNTISNKYYIHSEGTLDISDVTQKESGLYTCIATNLVGADLKSVMIKVDGSFPQDSNGALNIEIKDIKSNSVLVSWKASSKILKSSVRWTAFLKAENSQAARSARIPSDIKVYNLTHLNPSTEYKICIDIPTIYSQNKKQCVNVTTKGLDLAVTGYEKNNIIGFLACLGALLGIISVIYLYSYISREMNYDVGHSYLKNYLKKQSFSLNELYPPLISLWDVGKEKSTAMEVKATVIGVPTNMS